The following proteins come from a genomic window of Corallococcus sp. NCRR:
- a CDS encoding GNAT family N-acetyltransferase produces MPTPPETSPAPVTIAHIKDEAELMQALAIREVVFIEEQHVPEGIERDAEDAHAYHVIAYQGGHAIGTGRLVKLPEPPAGQSGTWGQIGRMAVLQAHRKARVGSLLLTSLEEEARRRNVNGIMLHAQLYALDFYKKHGYQPVGAVFDEAGIDHLEMHKRL; encoded by the coding sequence ATGCCGACGCCTCCAGAGACTTCCCCGGCACCCGTCACCATCGCCCACATCAAGGACGAGGCGGAGCTCATGCAGGCCCTCGCCATCCGCGAGGTGGTGTTCATCGAGGAGCAGCACGTGCCCGAGGGCATCGAGCGCGACGCCGAGGACGCCCACGCCTACCACGTCATCGCCTACCAGGGTGGCCACGCCATCGGCACCGGCCGGCTGGTGAAGCTCCCGGAGCCCCCCGCGGGGCAGAGCGGGACGTGGGGCCAGATTGGCCGCATGGCGGTACTCCAGGCGCACCGCAAGGCCCGCGTGGGCTCGCTGCTCCTCACGTCGCTGGAGGAGGAGGCGCGCCGCCGCAACGTAAACGGCATCATGCTGCACGCCCAGCTCTACGCGCTCGACTTCTACAAGAAGCACGGCTACCAGCCCGTCGGCGCTGTCTTCGACGAGGCTGGCATCGACCACCTGGAGATGCACAAGCGGCTGTAG